In the Thermoanaerobaculia bacterium genome, TCAAGGACCATCCGGTGCTCCTGAACCGGGCGCCGACGCTCCACCGGCTCGGCATCCAGGCCTTCGAGCCCGTGCTCGTCGAGGGGAAGGCGATCAAGATCCATCCGCTCGTCTGCCCGGCGTTCAACGCCGACTTCGACGGCGATCAGATGGCCGTCCACGTTCCGCTCTCGCCGAAGGCGCAGGTCGAGGCGCATCTCCTGATGCTCTCCTCGAACAACATCCTCTCACCCGCTTCGGGCCGGCCGCTCGCCGTCCCGTCGCAGGACCTCGTGCTGGGCTGCTACTACCTCACGAAAGCCAAGCCCGGGACGAAGGGGGAGGGGCGGATCTTCGCCGACTTCGACGAGGTGATGCTCGCGCACGCCGAGGGCGAGGTCGTCACGCACACGCCGATCCGCGTCCGCTTCACCGGCGATTACCTGGATCTCACCACGCAGTACAACGACCAGGACGTCATCCACGCCGAGATCCAGGCGCTCGAGCGGGCGCTCATCGACACGACGGTCGGGCGCGTGATCTTCAACCGCGCGCTCCCGGCCCAGTTCCCGTTCATCAACGGCCTGCTCAAGAAGAAGGGCCTCTCCGACCTCGTCACGTTCTCGTACCTCCGGTACGGCGCGGCGGCCACGGTCCAGATGCTCGACGAGCTGAAGGAGACCGGCTTCCTGTACGCGACGAAGGCGGGCATCTCGATCGGCGTGGACGACATGCTGATTCCCGAGAAGAAACAGTATTTCGTGGATCGCGCCCACAAGGAGGTCCTCGAAGTCGAGAACCAGCGGTCCTCCGGCGTGATCACCGCCGGGGAACGCCACAACAAGATCATCGACATCTGGCACCGCACGACGGAGTCGGTTTCCGACGAGATGTTCAAGGAGATGAAGCGCTCCGACCAGTCGGGCTCCGAATTCAACCCGATCTACATCATGGCGGACTCGGGCGCTCGCGGTTCGAAGGAGCAGGTCCGGCAGCTCGCCGGAATGCGGGGCCTCATGTCCAAGCCCTCCGGCGAGGTCATCGAGAACCCGATCGTCGCGAACTTCCGCGAGGGCCTCTCGGTCCTCCAGTACTTCATCTCGACCCACGGCGCCCGCAAGGGCCTCGCCGACACCGCTCTCAAGACGGCGGACTCGGGCTACCTGACCCGCCGGCTCGTCGACGTCGGCCAGGACGTGATCGTGATCGAGGAGGACTGCGGGACCTCCGACGGCATCGTCGTCACCGCGATCATGGAAGGGGGCGACATCCTCGAGGCGCTCCGCGACCGCATCGTCGGCCGCGTCGCGCAGGAGGACATCCTCGATCCGCTGACGGAGCAGAAGATCCTGTCGATCGGCGACGAGATCACGGAGGAGCTGGCTTCCGCGGTGCAGGAAGCGGGCATCGAGCGCGTCAAGATCCGCTCCGTGCTCACCTGCGAGACCCGCCGGGGCGTGTGCCGCCGCTGCTACGGGCGCATGCTCGCGACCGGAAACCTCGTCGAGATCGGCGAGGCGGTCGGCGTGATCGCCGCGCAGTCGATCGGCGAGCCGGGGACCCAGCTCACGATGCGGACGTTCCACTACGGCGGAACCGCGTCCCGCGTGACCGAGCAGTCGAAGCACGTCGCGAAGAACCCGGGCAAGGTCCGGTTCCTGAACGTCACGACGGTCGAGCGGAAGGACGGCAGCCTCGTGGTCGTCAACCGGAGCGGCAAGATCACGATCCTCGACAACAAGGGACGCGAGAAGGAGCGCTACTCGGTCGTCTACGGCTCGAACCTGAAGGTGACGGAGGGCCAGGACGTCGCGCCGGGCCAGGAGCTCGTCGAGTGGGATCCCTTCACGTCGGCGATCCTCTCCGAGGTCGGCGGGCGCGTCGAGTACAAGGACATCGTCGAAGGGGAGAACCTCCGCGAGGAGACCGACCGCGTCACGGGCCTCTCGCAGAACATCATCGTGGAATCCCTGGGGGCCGAAAAGCGCTCGCCGCAGCTCGTCATCCACACGAAGGCGGCGGCGGACGGGAAGGCCGACCGCAAGTACCTGCTCCCGATCGGCTCGCATCTCATGGTCACCGACGGACAGGAGATCCATCCGGGCGACACGCTCGCGAAGATCCCGCGCGAGACGACGAAGACGAAGGACATCACGGGCGGTCTGCCGCGCGTCGTCGAGCTCTTCGAGGCGCGGCGTCCGAAGGAACCGGCGATCATCACGGAGATCGACGGCGCCATCGAGTACGGCCCGATCACGAAGGGTCTCCGGAAGATCATCGTCCGATCCGAGGACAACGAGGTCCGCGAGTACCTGATCCCGCGCTACACGCACGTCAACGTCCAGGACGGCGAGAAGGTCCACGCCGGCGATCCGCTGATCGACGGCCCGATCAACCCGCACGACGTCCTCGCGATCCTCGGCGAGAAGGAGCTCCAGCGCTACATGGTGGACAAGATCCAGGAGGTCTACCGCTCGCAGAACGTCGCGATCAACGACAAGCACATCGAGGTGGTCGTCCGCCAGATGATGCGCTCGGTCAAGATCGAGGAGGTCGGCGACACGG is a window encoding:
- the rpoC gene encoding DNA-directed RNA polymerase subunit beta', which translates into the protein MNQPTSLKDFNSIRVSLASPEKIRSWSFGEVTKPETINYRTFKPERDGLFCAKIFGPITDWECLCGKYKRMKHRGVVCDKCGVEVTKSRVRRERMGHIELAAPVSHVWFFKGLPSRIGHLLDMSLRDLERVLYFESYVVIDPGETDLKEKELLSEERYREVRGEWGDVFVARMGAEAIQELLRRVDVESQAEELRLVMKTETSQIKKQKAAKRLKVIDSFRRSGQRPEWMIMDVIPVIPPELRPLVPLDGGRFATSDLNDLYRRVINRNNRLKKLLELRAPEVIVRNEKRMLQEAVDALFDNGRRGRVLKGSNNRPLKSLSDTLKGKTGRFRQNLLGKRVDYSGRSVIVVGPELKLNQCGLPKKMAVELFKPFIYNRLEKKGLAPTIKAAKELVEQGDVEVWDALEEVIKDHPVLLNRAPTLHRLGIQAFEPVLVEGKAIKIHPLVCPAFNADFDGDQMAVHVPLSPKAQVEAHLLMLSSNNILSPASGRPLAVPSQDLVLGCYYLTKAKPGTKGEGRIFADFDEVMLAHAEGEVVTHTPIRVRFTGDYLDLTTQYNDQDVIHAEIQALERALIDTTVGRVIFNRALPAQFPFINGLLKKKGLSDLVTFSYLRYGAAATVQMLDELKETGFLYATKAGISIGVDDMLIPEKKQYFVDRAHKEVLEVENQRSSGVITAGERHNKIIDIWHRTTESVSDEMFKEMKRSDQSGSEFNPIYIMADSGARGSKEQVRQLAGMRGLMSKPSGEVIENPIVANFREGLSVLQYFISTHGARKGLADTALKTADSGYLTRRLVDVGQDVIVIEEDCGTSDGIVVTAIMEGGDILEALRDRIVGRVAQEDILDPLTEQKILSIGDEITEELASAVQEAGIERVKIRSVLTCETRRGVCRRCYGRMLATGNLVEIGEAVGVIAAQSIGEPGTQLTMRTFHYGGTASRVTEQSKHVAKNPGKVRFLNVTTVERKDGSLVVVNRSGKITILDNKGREKERYSVVYGSNLKVTEGQDVAPGQELVEWDPFTSAILSEVGGRVEYKDIVEGENLREETDRVTGLSQNIIVESLGAEKRSPQLVIHTKAAADGKADRKYLLPIGSHLMVTDGQEIHPGDTLAKIPRETTKTKDITGGLPRVVELFEARRPKEPAIITEIDGAIEYGPITKGLRKIIVRSEDNEVREYLIPRYTHVNVQDGEKVHAGDPLIDGPINPHDVLAILGEKELQRYMVDKIQEVYRSQNVAINDKHIEVVVRQMMRSVKIEEVGDTEFLIDEQVDRFRFTEENERVIAAGGEPAIGRPLLLGITKASLSTDSFISAASFQETTRVLTEAAISGKVDSLRGLKENVIVGRLIPAGTGMSYYRDVVLEKEDIPEVEPVVEEFLTDNLDDLAMAEADSEFEADEEI